The genome window ataagGTAGTGTatcatttaatgataattatccagtagttttttttattaagatcatttttaatttttattttatttttacaaaacaagaATGCGTttatttatctgtgtattacaagatttACAAGACCccaaacacgggcggccatgattgagcttcgtgtgacctcacatttcacaaaataaaccaaaactatctgtcaggcttcaagttatactgtttgacagttcctttgtttgttgaaatgtgacgtcattggGCGAAATGTCATATGatcaaccgttttcgcgcgaaatgtaaaataattggagaaaagtttgtttttttctattatttaaatatttttcgaggaaataaaacattttggtataaaataagcgtcataattaaagcacataataacgggttcttaccgcgtttaaatggggatatggggataggagtctcatatccccatttaaacgcggtaagaacccgttattatgtgctttaattatgataataaccgcgtaaacttaaaacaatgtaaaataagcgtctgtaatttttaaaataattctccgaactatttatgtataattgaCAAGTAATCaattcgaccaatagccgcacAATGTTGGCTATGTagacagcattcgctgcgtttattggtcgaaatcCTCCATATAACCGTCGCGTATCgcgcggttgtcgtgcagaccTTACAGATTAGTGTAGATCAACAAAATGGCGAAGAgtagaaaagtaagatgaaatcATGGACTGGATTTCTACAAGTACAACCTATAACCTCATAAGAGCCCATCTCGCCGATTAAAACCGGAAAAATAATTCCATTGCCGTTTATCATAGAGTAAGCTAACAATATTGTAAACTTGTAAAAATctgctattattatttatagctaTTATGAAAATCCTTTGAAGTCCGCATGATGGATTGCTCTATATCGCAAGATGGAAACTGACTCATTACTGAGTCACAGAAACTATTTGAAAGGAATACTAGATATAAACTATGTAGCTCAATACTTCtccttattgtgtgggttgtgaggtggaataccatccCAAAGATAACTACAACCAGAAACATAAAATGAAGAATAATCCTAcccatagaacggtaactctccgctccgcaccaattcctATCAGGCGCCACCCTCAGCTCCTGAGGTCTTACTTTactcttaaatggccgtaagccgctaaggagtaagggagacaGCGCGaggactgtgtctcgctcgcacttacgcgttaggcggcacacggtaagaatgagatttttgtatggagtctgCCTACTACAGAATTTATGACCCAATTTGCCGTTCTTCATAGTATATGACTACATCCACCATCCTGCATATTCAGGCGTAAAGAGCTGCTTTATGAAACAGCCGTTTCAAATTTCAACTGAGATATTCAACACAATCAGCGATTAAAATAGAAttcatatattttaaataaagacagacaaaAGGTCAAATTTAATTTCTCGACAAAAACCGTTTAAGATGTACACAAATAAATCTTCAAAATCTTGTAAAAGCACTTTGAACGCTATTTAAGAAACAAACATGCTGAAATGTTAATAGAAGTCCGTGACAATGAAATCTGAGCGAGCACTTGCCAAAAGATCGCACTGCAAATAAACAAGTGAATAATCACAACTTTTGCTTCGACCTCAAATACAGACGACTGATGAGTAGCaggtttagtttttatttagacTTTAGGCCTATGGGTTTCAGAACAATAGGTGAAATTTCAGAAAAATAGGAGAATGTGtagagttcttcttctatcgtgtgggttgtgaggtggattaccaaactcagcaaccctggcgtcagggttattattgtaaagtttatttGTGATAACATAacaagtggattaaaaaggccacatcgaagcaattcatctaacaaagcaatattgcaatttgacatttgcgcatataaaattaagtgcgcaatgcaaacaaatgtcaaatagcaatattactatctgagatgaattgcttcgatgtggccattttaaccccccaggtggggacatatcacagaaatgactttgtgaaccctggtttgggttttttttttttttttttttttttttttttttttttttttttttttttttttttttttttgtattttgcgcAGAGCCTTTGTCAAGCGGAAAATTAAACTTTTTACACAATGGTAATCGGTCGTTTTGCTCTACAGAGTTGATCCAGAGTCAGTACAATTTTGTATTGATCTTTCGTCAACTCGGATTTGtgtgttatgttttttattcgatggtgtatgtggtgtgtgtgtggggtTTTTTATTTGGGCTGTGTTAATGTCTTAATATAGTGCGTAGGGCTGCtatagcaattttttttttttccttgttttttttttttttttcttatatacttttttttttttttttttcttatgtttCTAGCTTAACAGGTAGCTTAAATTCTATTTGACACCACATGCTTACTTACTAATTAGTTCTATCTAATTGTACATAGTGTATGTTGGCTGACATATAACCCAATATATGTCAGCAACATGCTTTTTATTTAGTACTATTTCTCTTGACTGCTCTATCTGCTACTACTTTACAGTATCTCAAGAAAAGCGTCCTTGTTTTATTGCTAGCGATAAGCTGGTTTGcgttatcgacattaattgtttCGCCCAGTTCCTGTTCCACTTCGTACCTTAGTGGGGCATTCGTGGGGCAAGCGAATAGAAGGTGGGCGACTGATTCCTCGACACCAGGTTCACAGATGCACGATGAGTTCTCCTTACACTTGAATCTGTGCAAGTATTCAGAGAACCCACCGTGACCCGTTAGTATTTGTGTTAGCGCTCCTGTCAGTTCTATTTTTCTAATTATTCTATACGCGCTTATGGCCtcggggaaaaatattttagttgtgCCGGCTGTTTCGCCCTCTCTGTATCTTGCGCTCCACACCTCCAGTGACTCCATGCGAAGTTGGCGCTTGACATACGACTGTGGGCACAGGTCGTAATCCGGTTTTGTCTTCATCCTTTGAGCCGCTTCTTTTGCCAGGTAATCAGCCCTTTCGTTCCCCTCTAGTCCTGCATGTGCTTTGATCCAAAACAGTGATATCTCCTTGTTTTGGAGTAGTCCGGCTTGAATGTTTGCCCGGGTCTGGACGGCTAGGTTGTGCGTAGAGGCGTTGTTTGTGATTGTCTCTAGGGCGGAGCGAGAGTCGCTGTATATGCCAAAACTCGTTTCCCGGCGTGCCAGGATCATCCTTGTGGCTTCGCATATGGCCAGGAGCTCCGCCTGATAAACCGTGCAATACGGAGAGAGCTTCAACTTGACGGCTTTAGTCTCAGCATCTCCATCCCACACGGATAGGGCTGCTCCGACCTTGCCGTCAATTTTACTCCCATCCGTAAATATTCGAATTGCACGCTTGTTTTGGCATTCGACCTGCTCTTGGTTTACCAGACAAGTGAACTCCTGCGGGCTCGGCACGACTATCTACTGCCGCGCGGCGCGGAATTTATCCGAGGGCTTGGACCAATAGGATCAAAGAATGCTATCCACGTGGATATATTAAATCGATGCGTGCACGACGTCGTCGTACGAGTAGATAGCAATTCCGCTAACAACTGTCACTTGCCGATAGTGGATAGTATATCCAAGTGCGTGCACGGCGCCAATATGGCTGCCGTCTGATTTCTACGTATGACATTTCGATTGACATATATTTATCTGCCTCCCGAGAGTGGCAGATAGGCTTGAGATAGGCGTCGTTAGACAAGTATTTGCaagttattttgaataaaaatgtcGAGGGGCTACATCAGAAACTTAATAAGTTTTTATGAAGAGAAGAGGGAGAGAAAGGAGCAGCGGAGCGATGTTAGGAACTGCGCGTATATTTATAGTTTGCCAAGAAACGAGTTTCTTGGCAACTATAAGATAAGCCCGGAAATGGTTGAGTACCTTCACGAGGAATTGGAGGATGATTTATCACCCCTTAATTCAGAAGGCTATCCAGCCGATATTaaggtaagtaattttttttccTGACTTAAGAGGACACTTTTTTCTATTGGATTTTTAAGTGACTTTATTATTATCTCCTAGATCCTAACCGGCTTACGGATACTTGTCAATGGCCACTACCAGCGAGGTAATGGTCAGGATCAAAACACCTCACTGGCTCCAACAACAGTGAGCAAATATTTGACGCAATTTATAGATGCGGTGAATAGaaagtaagtatttacgtaaattattttgaattatgataatttaacaacaattttaatatttttgtttattctaacaattattataatttgtacttTCACAGGCTCAAACCAAAATGGATTGTTTTTCCGGGGTCTGAAGAGGCTCGGCAAGAAGTGGCAGGAGGGTTCAGGCAGAAGTTTGGTGTGCCAAATGTAATTGGTGCCATTGATTGCACACATGTGTCTTTGTTCCCACCACCTGGGTTGACAAAAATTCAATATAAGAACCGACATGATTACATGTCAATCAATGTGCAACTGGTAAATAATACACCATTTTACTCCATTAcataatgtttacataacaaTTACCAGCCCAGTATGATGTGGTATTCTGACCATTGTTTATTGTTGATTTTAGATCTGTGATGCAGACTGCCGGATCCTCAGTTGTAATGCAAATTACCCAGGCCGGGTCCATgaccaatttatttttaataactcattaatAAAAGATGAGATGAGGAGGCTATATACCAACAGGATTGGAGACTATTTTCTATTGGGTATGTTACATAatctttttataattatctttcatGCAACAATTATGTTAGTAATGTCATGAGGTGGCTGAAAACAGGGAAGAGTTAAAGGACTGATGGCTATTAAATTAAGCTATTAAATCACTGATTTACGCGAGACACAATATCAAATCTGTTGTCTGGTACCACGGCAGATGAGtggtaaattaataataatattaataagtaagattacatttaaaataaaaattcaataatatgaggtatttatataatttctttttttttaaatgagatcaaattatataattaaataatcattGTAAATCAGTCTTAATTAGTCACAAATCAGTGTTTAATTCACATTAACAATTATAATAGATATTCTCAATCAAAACTAAACTATCACAATTGTGTTCTGTGCATATCTAATCTATctaaacttaacaaaaaaaataacaacaacaatattattgtattatcttaaattaaaactttacaaaaacttcTTTAATCTTGCCTGACGAAGTCTGTaacaaaaaagaacataaataatatataaatgctttcattattttcaggAGATGCTGGCTATGCGTTGGAGCCATGGCTCATGACTCCAATAAGGAACACCCAAGTGGGTTCTCCAGAGGCACGGTATGACAACTGGCATTGCCGAGCCCGAAACACTATTGAACGCACCAATGGTTACCTGAAGGGCACGTTCCGAATGCTGGGTTTGGATAGGAACATCCACTACGCCCCCGAAAAAGCCTCAGCTATGATTTATGCCGCATGTACCTTGTACAATATCATGCGGCATTTCAGGTTAGTTTCTCTTGAATtgaattatcattattatgtatgatCCTGTATTTCTTAGCCCTTATACGAGGCCTGTGTGTGTTTGAAACATGTGCCTTATGctctaatattattaataaatatttttatcttttaggcTACCAATGGAACTTGTGGCGGTGCCAGCAGAACCAGTTACATTGTATGAGaacaataataacaacaatCGGCGATGTTTATTACTCAAATCTAGTAATTGGGTTTTTTTACTTACCGCTCCCTGTTTTTTAATCTGTTTTGCAGaaccaaattattatttctctCCTTCAATAATTGGTTCTGTGTCTGTATGGTGTTGACTATATCCTGTAATGAAGcatttatattttgaaattaattcaCATTACTGTGAttgattaatataaaaattcaaaCAACAAAGTCGCGCGTTActttacttttaaaacatttgTCGTTGCTTGCTCTGCCGCAAGAAACTCGACGGCCCGATCTCCTAGCCCAATACGCCGCTGCTGTGATGTGGAAGTGGTAGGGTGCACGTCTCTATGAGCAGTATTCTGGAATGAATGGGTTTTAAAGTAGtgctttaatatattattaaaatgagaaAGTTGGAACCTTCACAAACTTACCTGGCTCCGTGTGAAGGTCGACGTGTAAGCGGGTAACATAGGACTTTGTCCCGGGGCCTGCCTGTGTTCTAAATTAAAAACTGGCATCTGGAATAAAATTCGgcttttattttggtgctatAGAGCCTAGATATTTCACTCCATTACGTATACTGTATGAACAtgattttataaacatttacaaaaagaaaatcgAGTCTTGCCTGTATTTGGCTCTGTGTGGATGTCGACGTGGGGTTGGTGGGACTTTGTGCCCGAACCCGCCTCTGTTCTTCATTGAAGACTGGCATCTGGAATAAAAGCTAGTTTTTATTGGTAATATAGTGGAACAagaatgtatatgtatatatatattatgtgatGCAGTGGAAATGAGAGCTATGTGTGGGGTGACTTGACTACTGTAAGTGGAACTCCGtggactctgcctaccccaatgggaaacaggcgtgatcgtATGTTCTGCTCATTAGGTATACTGGATGAATATGATTTTATGTAACTTctgattaaaaaaagaaaattgagtCTTGCCTCTATTTGACGCACTATGGAAGGGACGGCATATCCCAGAGCCTGCCCCTGGTTTTCGATGATTTCAATCTAAAAtaaaagtagcattttatattgGTGTTATATTACTccttaaaagtaattataactGAAATTCTAAACATGTACACCTCGCTTGCTATTTAAATACTTGCCTCTATTTCATTATTCAATTCCTGTGACTGACCCATTGACGACTCCACAGTTTTATGAGATGGCAGCTCCTAGAAATGGAAATCACTTTAATGTTGGATTTTAGGATTTCATTTATCtttttatgtttgtatattttaaatgataaaatataatgaataaagataatatttgtTCACTATATTTGATGTTCTAATTCACTCCAACTTACCCCAATACCTGTCTCCTGTGAGTCGCCACCTATACCAAAAGCCATCTCTGTGCCAATGACAcctaaaattttatttgttgtcTCGGAGAGGCTTGGCACAGGAATTAAATTGCCTGTGGCGGTCAAAGCCTTACGTAGGCTCGCTCCTTCGCCccttgcttttttttttaaatcccgcCAAGTCTGAAATTTTTTTGATTACCAATTAAAATTGTGCTTTACTtcaatacatataataataattacaatctaaaatgaaaatattaaataaattatttacaacaatatttaaaaagagcAATAATTACATGTCGCCATTGTTCTATGGATTTGTCAGGCCCATGTTCCCTCAGCAGCATCCGCAGCGTTTCCCACTGCTGTAGATACTGCTGGC of Pectinophora gossypiella chromosome 16, ilPecGoss1.1, whole genome shotgun sequence contains these proteins:
- the LOC126374002 gene encoding uncharacterized protein LOC126374002, giving the protein MNPQLGKKKIRSTLTQQKMLVDYMSTHPSFANGEFTGPLGSQQYLQQWETLRMLLREHGPDKSIEQWRHTWRDLKKKARGEGASLRKALTATGNLIPVPSLSETTNKILGVIGTEMAFGIGGDSQETGIGELPSHKTVESSMGQSQELNNEIEIEIIENQGQALGYAVPSIVRQIEMPVFNEEQRRVRAQSPTNPTSTSTQSQIQMPVFNLEHRQAPGQSPMLPAYTSTFTRSQNTAHRDVHPTTSTSQQRRIGLGDRAVEFLAAEQATTNVLKDIVNTIQTQNQLLKERNNNLVLQNRLKNRERLRQARLKKFL